Genomic DNA from bacterium:
ATGTCGACCGCGACGTCCCCATGCTCGCGCGAATGCTTGAGAAGCGAATGAGGGGATACCGCGCCATGGGTTACGTGGTCGCCGATCACGTCGCACCTGAGCCGATCGACGAATACGTGATCGAGTATGACGAGGGCGCTCTTGGGATCCCTGACGGTGACTCGTTTTGAAGCGGCAGATGTGGTGATCGTGAGGAAGGAAGGCGATTGTGCGCGCCTACGCCGACCCTACGCGTTGCGCGCACTGCACGTGGCCTCGCTGAACCTCCTTCAGTTTCAATCACTTGCGCGCGTCGAAGCGCAAAAGCGAAACAGACTGAAAACCCGCTTGTCACGATGCAACGCGCTCGGTGCCTGCTGCTGCTTGACTGCGAGAGGTTTGACCTACCCGAGAGATAGGTTACACCCCATTCCGGACACATAGGTGACACTTCAGGCCTTTGCTGGGAGGGCAAAGTGCCGTGGAAGGAGTGTTGCAAGGTGGACGAGCGTCTTCGCTTCGTGGCCCGGTTGCTCGATGGGGAGAAGATGGCGGCTCCAGACGGGCTACAAGATCTTCAATCGCTACAAGGACTGCGGCCTGGACGGGCTGACCGATCGCAGCCGGCGGCCCTACCGCCAGGCCAACCGGTTGCCTGTCCAGATTGAGAGACTGACTGTCCGGCTCAAGAAAGAGCGACCGAGTTGGGGGGCGCTGAGGTCAGCAGAGCAATGCGTAGTCCCGGGGGTCGAAGCGCGCCTCCCAGCCGTCCGCAGTCTCGACGAGCAGGCCGTACACCGTCTGCGCCTTGAGGCCGAGTCGCACGAGCAGGGTCCGGGCGCCGTCGATGCGCAGCTCGGCGATCGGCTCAGCCGCCGGTGCTCCATAGTCCGCCATGCTGACGAGGAGCGGCTGC
This window encodes:
- a CDS encoding helix-turn-helix domain-containing protein; this translates as MGRRWRLQTGYKIFNRYKDCGLDGLTDRSRRPYRQANRLPVQIERLTVRLKKERPSWGALRSAEQCVVPGVEARLPAVRSLDEQAVHRLRLEAESHEQGPGAVDAQLGDRLSRRCSIVRHADEERL